A window from Salvia miltiorrhiza cultivar Shanhuang (shh) chromosome 2, IMPLAD_Smil_shh, whole genome shotgun sequence encodes these proteins:
- the LOC131008312 gene encoding uncharacterized protein LOC131008312, whose translation MVTTRKLRPHFLSHRVVVRTALPFRQVLGRPDLAGRMVKWAVELGEYDVDYEPRIAIKAQALADFIQETTRRPVQEFWVAFVDGSVTKEGCGIGVYIISTRSEVYQFAIKFTCKISNNEAEYEVVVRAAHILSELRTEYVTIRTDSQLVAQQLSGGYHIKEDRMRAYHSEIVELKKKFVEFRIEQISREENTRADLLARVASAVEQTWNDEITLLCDTRGMGTSQVFAMKIRDDWRAPIIHFLRTGERLNKESNQRARYENYCLINDQLYKRCFTHPLLKCLSPEEANFALTKIHAGCCGGHTGFKDLIRKTIRAGFYWPTITNDAREFVRKCEACQRHTGKINVPGKIMGVMYVACPFDK comes from the coding sequence atggtcaCAACTCGGAAGCTAAGACCCCACTTCTTATCACATCGCGTGGTGGTTCGAACTGCCTTACCCTTCAGACAAGTGCTGGGAAGGCCAGATCTTGCAGGACGCATGGTGAAATGGGCCGTGGAGTTAGGGGAATATGATGTGGATTATGAGCCGAGGATAGCTATCAAGGCCCAAGCCCTTGCAGATTTTATTCAAGAAACTACTCGTCGCCCTGTGCAAGAGTTTTGGGTGGCTTTCGTAGATGGATCGGTTACAAAAGAGGGATGTGGAATTGGAGTGTACATCATTTCTACACGATCAGAGGTATACCAattcgctattaaattcacCTGTAAGATATCCAACAATGAAGCTGAGTATGAGGTCGTGGTCAGAGCAGCGCATATTTTGTCAGAGCTGCGGACGGAATATGTCACCATCAGAACTGACTCACAATTGGTAGCTCAGCAACTCTCGGGAGGATACCACATAAAAGAGGATCGGATGCGAGCATATCACAGTGAAATTGttgaattaaagaaaaaatttgTGGAATTCAGAATAGAACAGATCTCGCGAGAGGAGAATACTCGGGCAGACTTATTGGCACGGGTTGCCAGCGCAGTGGAGCAGACGTGGAATGATGAGATCACGCTGCTCTGCGACACCAGAGGAATGGGGACTTCCCAAGTTTTTGCGATGAAAATCcgggatgattggcgggctccaaTTATACACTTTCTTAGAACAGGGGAACGACTGAACAAAGAgtccaatcagagggctcgataCGAGAACTATTGTttgatcaatgatcaactctacaAGCGCTGCTTCACCCATCCCTTACTGAAATGTTTATCTCCTGAGGAGGCTAACTTTGCTTTGACaaaaattcatgcaggttgctgtggtgggcacACAGGATTCAAGGATCTTATACGAAAAACCATCCGGGCAGGGTTTTATTGGCCAACCATTACTAATGACGCCAGAGAATTCGTTCGCAAATGCGAGGCCTGTCAGAGGCATACTGGCAAGATTAATGTTCCAGGGAAGATTATGGGAGTAATGTATGTTGCTTGCCCATTTGACAAATAG